The following coding sequences are from one Epinephelus fuscoguttatus linkage group LG5, E.fuscoguttatus.final_Chr_v1 window:
- the LOC125888269 gene encoding succinate dehydrogenase [ubiquinone] cytochrome b small subunit B, mitochondrial-like: MAAIVRLSSVCRRGVKPLFYQSTLLARPLVVPHKYQEQPYQLTARIHASQALYAGSGSKAASLHWTAERVLSILLLAMGPVAYFHPGPAIDYSLAAALTLHGHWGIGQVLTDYVHGDAKIKMANTGLFLLSTVTFAGLCYFNYNDVGICKAIALLWSK, translated from the exons ATGGCGGCTATCGTCAGGTTGAGTTCTGTGTGTCGCAGAGGAGTCAAAC CCCTGTTCTACCAAAGCACTTTGTTGGCCAGGCCGCTGGTTGTACCGCACAAATACCAGGAGCAGCCGTACCAGCTGACAGCAAGGATCCATGCGTCACAGGCTCTGTACG CGGGCTCTGGCTCCAAAGCTGCCTCTCTGCACTGGACAGCAGAGAGGGTGCTGAGCATCCTGCTGCTGGCCATGGGACCTGTAGCCTATTTCCACCCCGGCCCTGCCATTGACTACTCCTTGGCTGCTGCGCTGACCCTGCATGGACACTG GGGTATCGGGCAAGTGCTCACAGACTACGTTCACGGGGATGCAAAGATCAAGATGGCCAACACGGGTCTCTTCCTCCTGTCCACGGTCACCTTCGCTGGTCTTTGCTACTTCAACTACAACGACGTGGGCATCTGCAAAGCCATCGCCCTGCTCTGGAGCAAATGA
- the il4i1 gene encoding L-amino-acid oxidase, with translation MIPHMALCKFFPLVLVGVVVFAVSGIFGDPLYECLQDTDYSELLDIVDRGLPAAKTPRHVAIIGGGIAGLTAAKFLEDAGHKVTIIEASNRIGGRVETFRNIKEGWYAEMGAMRIPSFHKILLSFASKLQIPLNPFIQDDINTYFLVNGLLHKTYTVENNPAVLNYSLNQRERGKSAAQLFSEALWKVRDDVKAIGCSAMLDKYDSYTVKEYLVKEGNLSRGALRMIGDILNENSLFYTSLIEMLYIQADISDSVEYFEVTDGFDHLPKAFFQMLNATILLNSKVKLINQTGGSNVTVTYQDWRNAGSLTNLTVDYALVTASAKATVFIDFQPPLSGDKMEALRSVHYASSTKVVLSFRERFWEKEGIRGGKSITDRPARFIYYPSHSFRGTAAGALLASYTCSDDSTLFQGLSEVELMAVVLEDLVKIHGEHIRPLCTGGLVKKWGLDPYSLGAFALFTPYQQGHYARELFQREGRVHFAGEHTAMPHGWIETAMKSALRAAKNINSLTV, from the exons ATGATCCCTCACATGGCTCTGTGCAAGTTCT TTCCTCTGGTTCTCGTCGGGGTTGTGGTGTTTGCTGTGAGTGGGATTTTTGGAGACCCTCTGTACGAGTGCCTCCAAGACACCGACTACAGTGAGCTCCTCGACATTGTGGATAGAGGACTTCCTGCCGCTAAGACACCGCGCCATGTAGCAATCATTGGCGGGGGCATCGCTGGACTGACTGCTGCAAAGTTTTTAGAAGACGCTGGACATAAG GTGACCATAATAGAAGCCAGTAACCGTATTGGGGGACGTGTGGAGACCTTCAGGAACATTAAAGAAGGCTGGTATGCAGAAATGGGCGCCATGAGGATCCCCAGCTTTCATAA AATTCTGCTTTCCTTTGCCTCCAAATTACAAATTCCCCTGAACCCATTCATCCAAGACGACATCAACACCTACTTTTTGGTGAATGGATTGCTACATAAAACCTATACTGTGGAAAACAACCCTGCTGTGCTCAACTACAGCCTGAACCAAAGGGAGAGGGGGAAGTCAGCTGCTCAGCTCTTCAGTGAGGCGCTCTGGAAG GTGAGGGATGACGTCAAGGCGATCGGCTGCAGTGCCATGTTGGATAAATATGATTCCTACACAGTGAAg GAATATCTGGTGAAGGAGGGCAACCTGAGCCGAGGTGCCTTGAGGATGATCGGGGACATCCTGAATGAAAACAGCCTCTTCTACACGTCACTGATAGAGATGCTGTACATACAGGCGGACATCAGCGACAGTGTTGA gtACTTTGAAGTGACAGATGGTTTTGACCACCTCCCGAAGGCTTTCTTTCAGATGTTAAACGCCACGATCCTCCTTAACTCCAAGGTCAAGCTCATCAACCAAACAGGTGGCAGCAATGTGACGGTAACGTACCAGGACTGGCGTAATGCAGGCTCCCTGACCAACCTAACAGTGGACTATGCCCTGGTTACAGCCTCAGCCAAGGCCACTGTCTTCATTGACTTCCAGCCCCCTCTCTCCGGGGACAAGATGGAGGCCCTGCGCTCAGTTCATTACGCCAGCTCCACCAAGGTGGTGCTCAGCTTCAGGGAGCGGTTCTGGGAGAAAGAGGGCATCAGAGGAGGGAAGAGCATCACAGACAGGCCCGCTCGCTTCATCTACTACCCCAGCCACAGCTTCCGCGGTACAGCTGCAGGGGCCCTCCTGGCGTCCTACACCTGCTCTGATGACTCCACCCTCTTCCAAGGGCTGAGCGAGGTGGAGCTGATGGCCGTGGTCCTGGAGGACTTGGTGAAGATCCACGGAGAGCACATCAGGCCTCTGTGCACAGGGGGGCTGGTGAAGAAGTGGGGCTTGGATCCTTACAGTCTGGGAGCCTTCGCCCTGTTCACGCCCTACCAGCAGGGACACTACGCCAGAGAACTGTTCCAGAGGGAGGGACGGGTGCACTTTGCAGGAGAACACACAGCAATGCCACATGGGTGGATTGAGACTGCCATGAAGTCTGCACTCAGGGCAGCTAAAAATATTAACAGCCTTACAGTTTAG
- the timm8b gene encoding mitochondrial import inner membrane translocase subunit Tim8 B — MDNFDNFSASEKAEATELQRMIAIEQQKAQFQAQVHTFTDVCWDKCVDSPGSKLDYRTETCLVSCVERFIDTTLTITNRFTQMVQKGAH; from the exons ATGGACAATTTTGATAACTTCAGTGCGTCGGAGAAAGCAGAGGCGACGGAGCTCCAGCGTATGATCGCGATAGAGCAACAGAAAGCACAGTTCCAGGCCCAG GTGCACACTTTCACTGACGTCTGCTGGGACAAGTGTGTGGACAGCCCGGGCTCGAAGCTGGACTACCGCACAGAGACATGCCTGGTGAGCTGCGTGGAGCGATTCATTGACACCACCCTGACCATCACCAACCGCTTCACACAGATGGTGCAGAAGGGCGCTCATTGA